The nucleotide sequence CCTAAACATTTTTTAATAGAAAGGGCTTCCTCATATTTTTTCACAAACGTGGCGAACTGAACCTCCTCCTTGGTAAAAGGACTGGGGGCCTCGACTTGAATTACCTCCTCCTCCGCCTCCTTTTTCTTGGAGGGAGGTTGCCCCCTTAAAACCAGGGATTCCAATTGCAAAGCGACATGGCTGGGGCGAGCAAAAAGGTACCAGAGTGATTGCCACCAGGAATTTTCCGCATAGATAATGGAGTGAAGGGGGCCACTAATATGGCAGCGGCGAACGAAGCTGGCTGCAAGCTCTGGCAGTTTCTCCGTGTATTTTGAAACTTCATCGAGTAAAGCATAACGATTATCTTGTAATAAGGTACACAACGCTTGCTCTCGCGGAACAGCCGCTCCATGGCAGAGAAGCATAGCGATACCACGTAAAGCGTCCTGCGAATCTTCCTTTGTCTCCAAGCGAGCACATAATAAATCAATGGCTCGATTGGACTCCTCATTCGTTGCTTCCAAATCCAGTCTAGGTGCTTTTGATTCAAGAATAGTCTTTAAAGCGTCCACCCGCCCTAACCGAGCGGCTAATAAAAGAGGCGTTTCCTGCAATGCGCCATAAGTATTATCAACGTCTGCCTCTGCTTTAATTAAGGCATCAACTGCTCCGGTAAAATTCTTAATAATGGCTTGATGCAGAGGGGGAATAGAAATCTTTTTATCTTTACCGACTTGAATTGCACTGGGTTTATTAACATTGGGATGATTGGCCAAAACAACACGTAAGTTATCAATGTTCTCAGTATCAATTACCCTGGCTAACAATGTTTTTCGCTCCGGGTCATAGCTATCTGCCAACAGTTGTTGTGGAGTTGGCTCTTCAACAAATTTTTTGGCGTGTTCAAGCACAAGATTCCCTAAGTCAGGTTTTCCCAATTGAAAGGCTAAATGAACGGGCTCTTCAACATGGGCGCTTGCCCCCTGCTCGAACAGGAATCTAATGTACTCCGTCAAATTATGTTCGACCGCATCATGGGCACGAATCAGATGATTTAAAATAGTAGTTTGCGCACCATTTCTTAAACAGAAAATGTGTCGTAAGACTTTGGGGTTGGTTTTTAATTCTTCGAGAATAAGTTCTTTAAAGGCGTCCAGGCCGCCCTCATCTTTTCTAGCAAGGATCCGATCGATCTTATCCAATAAGTGCATATCCCTTTTCCTATTTTATATTTTTAGACAATTGACGAGCTCATCGAAAATTCATATTACACAGTGGAAAAATGAAGATCAAAATAATTAGTTAAGAAACGATCCTTTTCCGTCATCAAATCTGCGAAGTGCTCTACAATGACACTAATATCACAAAAATTACCCGTTATACTACTAAAATTCTGTCTATCTATCTCTTTAAATAGATAAGATCCCAAACACCATGTCCAAGACGGTTACCACGCTGTTCGAATTTGGTTAAGGGTCTGGTTTCCGGCCGTGGCGAAAAACCGCCTTTGGGCTCACTATTCGCTAAAGCGGGCTCAACCGATAAAATAGCCTGCATATGCTCCGCATACTCTTGCCAATCGGTTGCGCAATGAATAAATCCACCCGGTTTCAAGCAACGGACTAATAATTTTACAAAATCAGCTTGAATCAAGCGTCGTTTATGATGACGCTTCTTAGGCCAGGGATCGGGAAAGAAAATTTGCACGCCTGCCAACGAGTTTTCAGCAAGATGATGCTTTAATACTTCCACCGCATCATGGGAAATAATCCGTACATTTTCAATGGCGTACTCCTGTAAATCAGCCGCTAAACTGCCAACGCCAGCACGGTGAACCTCTATACCAACGAAATTACGCTCGGGATACTGCTGTGCCATAGTCGTTAGCGACGCTCCCATACCAAAACCAATCTCGACAACGGTCTCCGCTTCCCTGCCAAAAATTGCCTGAAAATCAAAAGGCTTTTCATCTAAAACTAATTCGTAAGCCGGCAAATAATGCATTAACCCCTGCTCTTGCCTGTTACTTAATCTTCCAGCCCTTAAGACAAAACTCTTAATTGTACGATGCATAAAAATTACTCAATTAGCTTTAATGCGCGGAT is from Legionella donaldsonii and encodes:
- the ankC gene encoding Dot/Icm T4SS effector AnkC/LegA12, whose protein sequence is MHLLDKIDRILARKDEGGLDAFKELILEELKTNPKVLRHIFCLRNGAQTTILNHLIRAHDAVEHNLTEYIRFLFEQGASAHVEEPVHLAFQLGKPDLGNLVLEHAKKFVEEPTPQQLLADSYDPERKTLLARVIDTENIDNLRVVLANHPNVNKPSAIQVGKDKKISIPPLHQAIIKNFTGAVDALIKAEADVDNTYGALQETPLLLAARLGRVDALKTILESKAPRLDLEATNEESNRAIDLLCARLETKEDSQDALRGIAMLLCHGAAVPREQALCTLLQDNRYALLDEVSKYTEKLPELAASFVRRCHISGPLHSIIYAENSWWQSLWYLFARPSHVALQLESLVLRGQPPSKKKEAEEEVIQVEAPSPFTKEEVQFATFVKKYEEALSIKKCLGIIIFNPWSSMRWLIDSGKYTSLEQVKKYREDYPGTRTDRVLEKMENRRESLHEDLDGVGKQVKQV
- the trmB gene encoding tRNA (guanosine(46)-N7)-methyltransferase TrmB gives rise to the protein MHRTIKSFVLRAGRLSNRQEQGLMHYLPAYELVLDEKPFDFQAIFGREAETVVEIGFGMGASLTTMAQQYPERNFVGIEVHRAGVGSLAADLQEYAIENVRIISHDAVEVLKHHLAENSLAGVQIFFPDPWPKKRHHKRRLIQADFVKLLVRCLKPGGFIHCATDWQEYAEHMQAILSVEPALANSEPKGGFSPRPETRPLTKFEQRGNRLGHGVWDLIYLKR